The Silene latifolia isolate original U9 population chromosome X, ASM4854445v1, whole genome shotgun sequence genome contains the following window.
CGTCATAGAGAATCAAAATTCTTTGGTGATCTACAAATTACTATGGATGATGATTTAATGATAGCAAATTCAACCCAAAATGTATTCCGTAATTGTTTGACGAGAAGAGTATAACAGTCTGTATGACTAATAGTGTCACAAATAATAAACAAAGTGAATAAATGAACTGAGGTAAAATTACCTTACAAATATGATTGCGTGACTCATGTGTCAAAAGTTCAAAACTACCATATGCGCCTATCAGTGAAAGTCTAAAACTCGTTTCTCCTTTTCCAATTGTGCGTGTAGCCCGTAATTATTTGAGAGGTTAAAATTAAAGAGCACTTATGATTGAAAGCTACAACTCCTTGAAATGTGACTTGCCAATTCAACCTTTCAATTTACAAGGCTTACTATTTACATATTGTTTCATCCATGTTAAGCAACAAACTTTTTTCAACTTGTATGGTTCCATATTACtgaatccatttttgaaataatggtcaaaaataaaatatttgtcgttttgggtcggttttgaaaatatttgtcaaaatggtgtccacgtaggctcgggatttctagacccgaaacacgccactactaatggcgtgttttgtgaaggaaacacgccattagtagtggcgtgtctttacaatAATTTTTTTCCGCAACTgactaaacttaaaaaaaaaaaaaaaaaaaaaaaaaaaaaattacaaagacACGCAATTAGGGGTGGCGTGTTTCCactccgaaacccgccattcccaatggcgtgtttgttttagtccattttttaatgaagtttctttccgtactcattataaacacgccattggtagtggcgtgttttaggtccagaaatcccgagcctacgtggacaccattttgacaaatattttcaaaaccaaccCAAAacaacaaatattttatttttgaccattatttcaaaaatggactccatattactccAGTCATGGAATATAAAGCAAGCAACTAAATTTCAAGCTACCTGATTGGCATCTTTGGCAAAGCTAAATTTCAACATAAGGAAGTCTTTAACTTTAAATTTTCATAGAATTACaatgttttcaaaaaaaaaaaaaaaaaagttttcgaAGTCCGAATCACAACTTTTATTGTCAATAAATAATATGTTTCAAATTCGAATATTGTTCATCATCTCATTGACATAAAAGCTCcaattcatggattatacaatcagttgtacttagggatgtcaatggatcgggttcgggtcgggtggagcctcatccgtcatccatccgtctttttaaaatctcatccaacccgtccgtcatccgtgaaacCTATCATCCGTtatccatcatccatggatgaaacggtTGGATCGGGTGATAAATGGATGTTGTGTATTTATAGGTTTCAAGTTACAAAAAGTGATGATTTTTTATTCTATACAAAAAAAATGTTagataattattttagtttaactTTCTAATGGGTAGTTtcacaaaatatatattttgagagtagaaaaatttgaaaatttgaaaattttgtatCTTAATAATgtattacttcctccattcaactccactctacctatttcacttttgtacactattcacaattgtgtattcaatttcgattttctctcgatacgtaagtggaaatatattcatgtgggatcttgtttgattcgtctttacgagtacattaaaaatatctaacttttataatttttacacatacgtagctaatgatatttagcgcgtaaaacacgctttggcaaacgtgaaaaaagaaagtggtagagtggagttgaatggaggaagtatatgttAAAAAAAATTAAGTAAAAAGTAATtaaatcgggtgatggatggatggcgggtgaaatttcttcatccaacccatccgtcgTCCGTCATCCGttccatccgtcatccatccatcatccatgtaaGTCGGGTTTTCATCTGTTTTTTAAAATCGGATGGATCGGTTTTTGATCGGGTGCGGGTGAAGTTGACATCCTtagttgtacggtgtagaatctgagctttaTGATAAAatatccgagctttatgttaaataatatgagctttattagaaagtattgaactcATCCATTTACATTAAAAACATAAACTTTGAATTAGTTcagaaaaaaatacatataagctcgaattcttataccttggttgtacaaaGCTCTCCTAGGCATTAAAATGGAATTATGATGTCGATGAACATTACGTTTCAAACCTAAATCACGACCTTTATTGTATAAAGCATCAACTCAGTGCGAGTCAGGAGGTAGAGTTGCTCAAAACCTTCCTCTATTAAGGGGTACCGACCTTTGTTCAGGAGCGATTAAGGCCTGTTAGCTCGTTCTGTTAGCACTTAGAGACGCCAATGGAGCCGGTGTGTGCCTTCAGTCTGTTTTTGGGCACCTGTGAAAAAGAGGCCATCGACTCACCCACAAGTAAAAATAATCGAATATACAATATATTTTCCAATTTTCGAAGATTACCACTTTACTTTACTTCGTCTCAAACTCACAAACCCATACccacaaataattttttttatcaaaaaccGACTCATATTCAAATCAAATCCGCATTTAATCACACCTTTAACAAAAGACTAAACTAAACAAAAAGAGAGGAAAAAAGACAATGCCTCCCTAATTTTCTCCCCACCTCTCTATCCACCTGTATCCTGTTATCTACCCTTCTGTTTCAATTTGTCCTAAAAATTTTCTGGCATTCTCGTTATTTgcccaacaacaacaaaaaaaaatcagACTTTTTTCATGTAATCATGTATTAATTTGGTTTATTCTGTTGTTAATTTTTCTGGGTTTATTTTAATTTGTACCTAGATTATTGAGTTAATTTCTGGGATTTTCAAATTATGGTAGTTGAGGTGTACATTTCTGGGCAATTTCCACATTTTCCCCAAATTTGTTATAATCTAGTTGATGATTATGATTATGtgtaatttatgttatttttagTTTTGTAGTTAAAATTCTGGGTTATGTTTGATGCAAAGATCATAACTTTATCATAAAGTTTGCATCTTTATTAATCTGGGTATGTTAGGTTTGATTAATTGGGAATTTTGCATTGAaggaaataaatattttggtgaTTTGATTGTGTTTTTGGGTGGATTTAGTTGATCCACTATTTGGGTATTGTTTGAAAATGAAGAATTAAGAATAGAAATAGAAAATGTGAGGGATTGAAAGgcatttatttattataatttcgACGAATAAATATCGGTGAAGAAACCTCGTTGTTTTCGGGTTAATAGAAGAATATTAGAGAGGgaattttggttgttttacatggTTATGGATCTTGTTGTTGGTGGAAAGTATAAGTTGGGGAGGAAGATTGGGAGTGGTTCTTTTGGTGAGCTTCATCTAGGTATGATACTGCATTTTCTACAGTTGCATTCGGTTTTACTATCGCCTTTTCGACAAAGACCTTTCCATTTGACTCTACCAGACGATATTTGATTATACTTTTGTATGCAGATATGATTATATGAATTAGTTTTGTTGTTtgctccctccgtcccaatcatctGTTTACTATGTTTTATTATGTGCGAGAGGTAtcttaatcaaaggtaaataaatgattgggacggaggcaGTATTTGTTTTTTTGAAAGGTTTTTTCATAGCCATGTAAATATTTTAGTTTCATATCGTAGTTTTCCACAATTTATATTATATTCATGGCTAAAGTTATAAACTTTTGATCCTAAAAAGTCAAATGGGAAGGTAATTGTGAAACGGGGTGTATATTTGTTGTGTGGAGTCGTTTGGGTGCGGATGATCAATATTATGCTGAAGCCATATGTTTTATGTGATTTGTAAATTGAATTAGGGATCAATATAACGAATGGAGAGGAAGTTGCTGTCAAGTTGGTACGTgttcttttttctttttgttgCATGATGGTATTTCTGTTGATTCATATTGCATAATGAGTGTTGTATGTCACCGGCTCGCTTGTGAGATGGACCAAAATCCTTGTGTATCCCTCCTTTAATTATAGGGTTAATGGATCAACTTCACGAGTAAGACCATCTCATATAAGTTTATGTGAAAATCGCAACTGTGTATGCTCAATGCTAATTACTGTTGTCTGCTGATTAATCACTGTGACTATCTCCCCGTCCCTACTGCAAAATTTGTATAAAGTGGTGGTTGTTGGATAAATGATGACGTCTTGTAGCTTCATGAATCCATCAATTCTCTATAGTAATTTTATTAGTTTGGGGTGAGCTTAGGCCAACTCGTATGTGTAGTTGTTGATGTCTTTGAATTCCAAGTTATTAGATTCTATTCATCAGGAATTACACTTTCTGCTAGTATTAGCCCCTGTTCACTAACGAGGCCCTCTAACCATGTTTTATTTCACTGTCCTCGTGCATCAATAAATTAGTGTACTATGTAAGACTGGAGGTGGTCTTATGAAATCTTCATAATCATTAGTGTGCTTCAGCATGAATGCATCGCAAAGGTGCTTTGACTGTGACAGTGAATTAAAGACGAAAATTTATTTCCTGAAGCCAGAAAGAGTTGCTTTTCTTTTTTTCTGCGTGATTTAGTTAACAGTTCATTTTTCTATGCATGAAAGAGTCGCTGTTAAACATGTTGCATTCTAACCTCAGGAGTCGGTGAAAACAAGGCATCCACAACTTCATTATGAATCCAAATTGTACATGCTTCTTCAAGGAGGAAGTAAGTGATTGTCCATCTTTTTGTGCTTTATCATGGATGCTTGATCCGTTAGAACGCTACTTCAACCCAACAACACTAGTATATGCGATATGCCTCAAAGCCTCTTGTCTCGACCATGACCAGAGGACAAGCATATGTCCTGACCTCTATCTTACCTTCAGTAATAATCTCGTGCGAAATTTCATTGCAACTGCTACTTACCAATCTAAGATCATTACGTTAAAATCTGAACAAATATCTTATTACGATTACTTTGGATTTGTTTTTGAAGCCGGGGTTCCGCATGTAAAATATTTTGGAGTTGAGGGCGAGTACAATGTTATGGTGATTGATCTCCTTGGGCCCAGCCTGGAAGACCTATTTAATTACTGCAACCGAAAGTTCTCTTTGAAGACAGTGTTGATGCTCGCGGATCAGTTAGTAAGTACATGTCTGTCCTTGTGTGGCAAAGTAATGTTGTTTTCTATGGTTGATTAATTTTCCATTTTATTTTAGATTACCAGAGTTGAATACATGCACTCGAAAGGTTTTCTACATCGTGATATAAAACCTGACAATTTTCTGATGGGCTTGGGGCGCAAGGCCAATCAGGTTTGTTTGTTCCTCCATATTCTCCTGCTTTTAGCCGTAATGCATGACAGTGTTCTTGAGTCTGACCTCCATTTATGAGCATTACGTGCAAATGGGTATGACTGTTCTAGAATTTTGTTCATTGTCTGAAAAAAGATATTAGACACTAAGGCCTCCGATAGCCACTGTAAACATAGGTGTTTATTAAGTTTCGTttatggaatttggtgttttacTACCCTGCAACCAAGATGTGACATAAAATGTTAATCTGGAAATATTGCAAGAGAATCGAGGGTTTAAGGTCGCTGCATGACAGACTTTGTGCCATGAAGAGAAGGGGCTGTAAAGAGCGGGGTAGACACCATAATTTCTTAAAACAAGCTAGGTCTAGTTTTATCGTAAACATTGGTTCACACATCGTGTAATTACGAAGGGAGTATATCAGCATATTCGTATATGTTATCTTGAGTCAGCTCAATGCATTTTATTGAGGTTTCAGTATCCTTGATGCTATTAAGTTTTGACACCTGCTAACACTGACATTTGTCTCAAAGAGTGAAGTTGCATAAACAGACAAATAGATTAAATGATTTAAATCCATGATACGATCACAGTTTCAACCTCATCTATCAAACATTTGTTTTGGGTCTTGCGCCTGAAATCCTGATTTTATCTGATGGATCTTTATGAGACTGTTTTTTTAGTTTCTCTCAAATGTTTGATAGATGTAGTTGGAAACTAAATACACGGTATGAAATTAACCAGGAAGGAGTCTAAACTTTTTTGTATTTCAACTTTACTCTTCGCTGATCGACATCATTGTCTTGAGTAAATAAGATTTTCTCTGAGTGTTTCAATAGGGTTTAGAAATTAATGTCTTAGTCTATGTGACTGGCATAATGTTGATATTTATGCATTGTATAACACATAGCATTTGGTGTATTGTAGGTGTACGTAATTGATTTTGGCCTTGCAAAAAAATTCAGGGATCTTCAGACACATAAACATATACCATATAGGTATGTCACTATAGCTTATTGCTGCCTTATAGTTCTCGGAATGTGATTGCTATATTTTTTAGGGTTAGGTTGTCTATTTCATCTCGATTTCTTTTTGCAGGGAGAACAAAAATCTCACTGGAACTGCCCGGTATGCCAGTGTCAACACTCACCTTGGCATAGGTAGTGAAACGCTTCTTATATCTCCCCCCCTTTGTTATTTTTCTTCAGAAAGTCTTAATGACTGATGCAATTTGGCTGGCTGATTTATTCACAGAACAAAGTCGAAGAGATGATCTGGAGTCTATTGGTTACGTGCTCATGTATTTTCTGAGAGGAAGGTTATAATCAACTTCAAACTTGTGCTTTCGTTTCCAGTTACTTTTGAGACGTTATATGTGCTTGTAAGAATCTACTGACTTCCGGATGCGTTTTGTGTTGTTCTGTTGGTTCAGTCTTCCATGGCAAGGATTGAAGGCGGGGACTAAGAAACAAAAGTACGACAAGATCAGTGAGAAGAAGATGCTGACTCCTATTGAGGTCTTATTCTTTGTACCTTTGGGCAAACTGTTATATGCACCTATTTCGTTGCATTTACCTAACAGTTTGTTTGTTGTCAAGCACAAATCTTACTTTCATCTGTTTTTTCCTGTTTTTCGTTGTACAGCCATTTTAACTGCTAAATTGTATGAAATACCGCATATTGCTGACAGGTTCTTTGCAAGTCATATCCAACAGAGTTCACATCATACTTTCATTATTGCCGGTCACTGCGATTTGAAGACAGGCCCGATTATTCGTACTTGAAGAGGCTTTTCCGAGACTTGTTTATTAGAGAAGGTGcatttttattttgctttttgcgacacttttaatgtaatttgatgTTTAGTGATGCTTTGATAATAAATTCTGAAGTCTGCTCACTCTGCTCGTTATGTTGAGTTTATGTGCATCTTACGCCCCATTGTCATGTACAAGGTTAGTATTGAGTTGCTTGCCAAACACAGTGACTGAGTTAGCTCAATCGAGTATAGTCTGTATAAGTAACGTTTGATAAACTGCTAGAAATGATGtatttaaaaaaagaaaacattTGACTTCCTGTTAAAGCCGCAACGTATTGTTTGTATACTCATTTAACTGGGATGAGTGACATTCAGTTGATTGTTCATGGCCTGTCTTGTCCATCGGACCTGGCCCATCTGACCTGTTCTTTTTCGGGGCATGGATGTCTTAGTAAATTTTTTCCCCTTTCAATCATTTATATTTATACTAAGAGTGGATTGAGCGTACACCCGCCAAATTAAAAGGGCGGGTATGTAGTACATCAAGAAAAGCTCATGGACAACCCCCATAAACTCCAATCTTTTTCTGTTGTTCCCTCAGCGTCACGGTCTTACTACAGCACCTTTTGGCAGTCAATTATTGCTTAAGCCATATTATCAACGACTTGCAGTCTATTATGATTTTTAATGCGTCCCACATCACCTTCATATCTCATCCATTGGAGAAAAATCTGAAAAGCAACCGAACTTATATGAAAGTGGCTCTCTTTACACATGTTTGTTCTCAGGAGGCAGGATATGCTGCTGACGGTTATCTTGTGAAGTCTGATTGATAGTCTTTGACTTGGATGACATGCAGGCTATCAGTTTGATTACGTTTTTGACTGGACCATACTAAAGTACCCCCAGCTTGATGCCAGTTCAAGATCAAAGGTTAGTTCTCGCTTCATACTTTCTAACACAATTTCCGATTTTTGAATTCCATAAAAACACGCTTTTTTATGTTTCACTCCAGGCACCTGCAGGAAAATCAGGTGGGAATGCTGGACCGTCTGAGAACAAGCACGCAGGTACATTCTGCAGAAAATATTGCCCACTGAACTGACTTTTGATTAACGTCCTTGCTTTCTTTGGTCAATTTTTCTGATATAATTGGATGTGCTTCGGTCATAGGAAAAGAGCCTCGTGATAAACTTTCTGGGGCTGCAGCTGCTGAAGCCATTTCAAGGAGACACACTTCGGCCTATGCACGACCTGGTGATTCATCGAGACAAAGGTCATCCCAGGCTGTAATTTCCTCCAAGGATTTGGTATTTGACTTGTTATCCGTTACCTTTTCATTTCATCATTTAAAAATTGTTCGTTGGATTGGCACTACATTTTGTATGCTTTTGGATTTTGGATGGAGCGGGGATACTTCTCGGATCTGATGATAGATCTGTGGACTCCGAATCTAAAATCTTTTGTGCTTTATCTCCAATttgcttttaaaaaaaaaaattcttggcAAACTTTACTGTGTGCTGAGGATGTAAGATTGGAAAAGAAACTCCGTAAATGATTTGATGTTCTATCTTATTGGCAGCCTGATTCTCTGAGAGGCAGCCAGGTATCTGCGGGCCCGAGCAGCACATCAAGGAGGGCAGTTGCTTCAACTAGCAGGCCCAGCTCTTCGAATGCGCC
Protein-coding sequences here:
- the LOC141619676 gene encoding uncharacterized protein LOC141619676, with the translated sequence MVMDLVVGGKYKLGRKIGSGSFGELHLGINITNGEEVAVKLESVKTRHPQLHYESKLYMLLQGGTGVPHVKYFGVEGEYNVMVIDLLGPSLEDLFNYCNRKFSLKTVLMLADQLITRVEYMHSKGFLHRDIKPDNFLMGLGRKANQVYVIDFGLAKKFRDLQTHKHIPYRENKNLTGTARYASVNTHLGIEQSRRDDLESIGYVLMYFLRGSLPWQGLKAGTKKQKYDKISEKKMLTPIEVLCKSYPTEFTSYFHYCRSLRFEDRPDYSYLKRLFRDLFIREGYQFDYVFDWTILKYPQLDASSRSKAPAGKSGGNAGPSENKHAGKEPRDKLSGAAAAEAISRRHTSAYARPGDSSRQRSSQAVISSKDLPDSLRGSQVSAGPSSTSRRAVASTSRPSSSNAPSERSNRMALGSSGRLSTSHRHKTGSEPSRLGTPSCPPTKKGALDDAVRSFEFLSIGREKARK